The Deltaproteobacteria bacterium region GTCGAACGGTGGAATCTCGAACACGCCCATGGGACCATTCCAGAGAATCATCTGTGCGTTTTGCAGCGCTGAGCTGAAGGACTGAATGCTTTGCGGTCCGATATCGACGCCGAGCTGATCGGCAGGAATAGCTTGGCTGGGAGTCACGGAAGAAGGCGCTCCTGCTTTGAGTTCATGGACGACCACGTGATCGCGGGGGAGGAGCAACTGGACTCCGCGTTGCCTTGCTTCCGCTAGTACGGTTTTGGCCTCGTCGATGCGATCCGGCTCGACCAGCGATTTTCCGATGGCGATGCCTTGGGCTTGTTGGAGAGTGTAGGCCATGGCTCCACCGACAATGATCGTGTCGGCGCGGGTGAGCAAGCTGCGGATCAGACCGATCTTATCCGAGACTTTCGCGCCACCGAGAATCGCAACGAACGGGTGGGCCGGTTGCTTCAGCACCTGCGAAAGCGCCTCAATCTCCTTTTGCATGAGGAAGCCGACTCCGGTGGTAGCGACATGAGGAACGATGCCGACCACCGAGGCATGGGCACGGTGGGAAGAGCCAAAAGCATCATTGATGTACACGTCGGCAAGTGCCGCCAACGCCTGGGCAAACCTTGGCTCGTTCTTTTCTTCCTCGGCGTGGAAGCGCAGGTTTTCCAGAACGAGGACAGACCCGGGCGTAAGGTGTTCCACTTGAGACTGCACTGCCGGGCCGACGCAATCTTGCGCGACCGAGACCGCCGTATTTCCGAGGAGGGCGCGCAGCCGCTCGGCAGCGGGTTTCAGGCTAAACGCTGGATCGACTTTGCCTTTCGGACGGCCGAGATGAGAAGCCAGGAGCACTTTCGCTCCCTGGTCGAGCGCATAGCGGATGGTGGGGAGCGCCTCGCGAATACGGGTGTCATCGGTCACCGTTCCTGCTGTATCGAGCGGAACGTTAAAATCGACGCGGATAAAGACGCGCTTCCCGTTCAGTGGCAGCCGATCGATAGATGGAATCGCCATGAATGTCCCTTGTCTGTGGGGAGTGAACGGACGAAAAAGGGGACAAGGCTGCTTTCTCTTCGCGCTGGCCTTGTCCCCTCTTGTGAGCAAACTCGATGAATGACCGCAGTGGACGCTTATGCTGGCGGCGTCGCTGCGGTAGTCGCCTCGCTAAAGGCTGGAAGGGCTGCATCTACCGGGACAACGAGCGGCTCCAGCGCGATATCCAGCACTTCGTCAATAGTCTCGACAAAGCGGAACTGGAGATCCCGGCGGATGCTCTCTGGCACATCTTCCAAGTCTTTTTCGTTACGGCTGGGAAGGATGATCATGGTTACGCCGGCGCGCCGCGCGGCGAGCACCTTTTCTTTCACGCCACCGATCGGCATGACGCGCCCGCGCAGAGTGATTTCTCCGGTCATGGCGAGGTGCGACCGCAGCGGACGCCCGGTCAGCAGCGATGCCAGGGCAGTGGCCATCGTGATCCCTGCCGACGGTCCATCTTTGGGAGTGGCACCGGCAGGCACGTGAATATGCAGGTCGCAGTTCTCGAAAAAATCGGCGGGAACACCCAGCCGGTCGGCGCGGGAGCGAATGTAGGACAAGGCGGCTTGGGCCGATTCCTTCATGACATCGCCAAGATGCCCTGTCAGGGTGAGTCCCTTTTTTCCGGCCATGCGCGTGGCTTCGATAAAAAGAATGTCCCCACCATTGGGAGTCCAGGCCAGGCCAATTGCAACCCCCGGTTCCATCGTGCGTTCGGTAACTTCGGAAAAGAATTTTTCTGGACCGAGCAGCTCGACGACCCGGGTCGGGGTAATCTCGGTGATTTCCGTGCGGCCTTCGGTGACGGCACGCGCGACTTTGCGACACAGCCGGCCTAACTCGCGTTCGAGGTTCCTGACGCCGGCTTCGTGCGTATAGCTGCGTGTCACCAACAGGACCGCGTCATCGGTGAAGGTGATGAGTTCCGAAGTGAGCCCATTTTCCCTAATTTGTTTGGGAATCAGGTGCCGTTTGGCAATCTCCAGCTTTTCCTCATCCGTGTATCCGGCTAACTCGATGACTTCCATACGATCGCGCAAGGCGGGAGGCACCGGCTCCAGGTAGTTGGCGGTCGTGATGAACATGACCTTGGATAGATCGAAAGGGATATCGAGGTAATGATCCTGGAAAGAGAAATTCTGTTCAGGATCGAGGACTTCCAAAAGGGCCGACGACGGGTCGCCACGAAAGTCCATGCCGAGTTTATCGATCTCGTCGAGCATGAAGAGCGGGTTATTCGAGCCCGCCGTGCGCAAGGACTGCACGATGCGGCCCGGCAAGGAGCCAATGTACGTGCGCCGATGACCGCGGATTTCCGCTTCGTCTCGCACCCCGCCCAGAGAAATGCGCACAAATTTCCGACCTATGGCGCGGGCAATCGAGCGACCCAGAGAGGTTTTGCCAACGCCCGGAGGACCGACGAAGCACAGGATCGGTCCTTTGGGGTCCTGACGTAGTTTGCGCACGGCAAGATATTCGAGAATCCGATCTTTAATTTTCTCTAGATCGTAATGATCTTCGTCCAGCACCTGTCTCGCATGGGGAATATCGAGGTGGTCTTCAGTCGAGATTGACCAGGGCAGATTGACGAGCCACTCCAGATAGGTGCGCACCATCGAGTGCTCGGCGGATTCGGGGGGGATCATGCGCAGGCGATCGAGTTCGTTGTCCGCCGCCTTCTTCGCCGCCTCCGGCATTTTGGCGTCTTCGATTTTCTTCTTCAGATCATCGACTTCGTTGGAACGCGTGTCGCCCTCGCCCAATTCCTTTTGAATCGCCCGCATCTGCTGGCGCAGATAGAACTCTTTCTGATTCTTGTTCAGCTCGGTCTGGACTTGGGATTGGATTTTATTGCCCAGCTCGACTAATTCGATTTCTCGATTGAGGATGCTGGACAATTTCTCCAGGCGTGCGCGCACGTCGAGGGTATTCAACAAGTCCTGTTTCTCGTCGCTCGAAACGTTGAGCTGAGAAGCGATTAAATCGGTCACCCGGGCGGGATCTCTCATATTCATGACCACGCCCTGAAGTTCGTCCGGCAAATAGGGCACCATGGAGACGAACTTCGAGAACTGGCTCACCATGTGGGCTTGCAGCGGGCTCACATCCGCTGCCGGCTGATGGTTTTCCGCTAAAGGTACGATCCGCGCTCGCAGATAGGGTTCGTGCTGTAGATACTCTTTAATCTCGATACGTTGGACACCCTGGACCAGAATGCGCATGCTGCCGTCGGGGTATTTCAACATCTTGAGGATGCGTCCGGCACTGCCGCGCGAGAACAGCGCGCCAGCAACGGGGTTCTCGTCTTCCGCATTTTTTT contains the following coding sequences:
- a CDS encoding phosphoglycerate kinase, yielding MAIPSIDRLPLNGKRVFIRVDFNVPLDTAGTVTDDTRIREALPTIRYALDQGAKVLLASHLGRPKGKVDPAFSLKPAAERLRALLGNTAVSVAQDCVGPAVQSQVEHLTPGSVLVLENLRFHAEEEKNEPRFAQALAALADVYINDAFGSSHRAHASVVGIVPHVATTGVGFLMQKEIEALSQVLKQPAHPFVAILGGAKVSDKIGLIRSLLTRADTIIVGGAMAYTLQQAQGIAIGKSLVEPDRIDEAKTVLAEARQRGVQLLLPRDHVVVHELKAGAPSSVTPSQAIPADQLGVDIGPQSIQSFSSALQNAQMILWNGPMGVFEIPPFDVGTRAVAAAVAATTGFSVAGGGDTVAALTQAGLANRISHISTGGGASLEFLESGDLPGLAALRGHA
- the lon gene encoding endopeptidase La; protein product: MADFPIRASGEEEGQELRPVGFEEDPANVRVPTELPILPLRGVVVFPSAIVPLLISRGSSLKLVEDCLKGERILGLAAQKNAEDENPVAGALFSRGSAGRILKMLKYPDGSMRILVQGVQRIEIKEYLQHEPYLRARIVPLAENHQPAADVSPLQAHMVSQFSKFVSMVPYLPDELQGVVMNMRDPARVTDLIASQLNVSSDEKQDLLNTLDVRARLEKLSSILNREIELVELGNKIQSQVQTELNKNQKEFYLRQQMRAIQKELGEGDTRSNEVDDLKKKIEDAKMPEAAKKAADNELDRLRMIPPESAEHSMVRTYLEWLVNLPWSISTEDHLDIPHARQVLDEDHYDLEKIKDRILEYLAVRKLRQDPKGPILCFVGPPGVGKTSLGRSIARAIGRKFVRISLGGVRDEAEIRGHRRTYIGSLPGRIVQSLRTAGSNNPLFMLDEIDKLGMDFRGDPSSALLEVLDPEQNFSFQDHYLDIPFDLSKVMFITTANYLEPVPPALRDRMEVIELAGYTDEEKLEIAKRHLIPKQIRENGLTSELITFTDDAVLLVTRSYTHEAGVRNLERELGRLCRKVARAVTEGRTEITEITPTRVVELLGPEKFFSEVTERTMEPGVAIGLAWTPNGGDILFIEATRMAGKKGLTLTGHLGDVMKESAQAALSYIRSRADRLGVPADFFENCDLHIHVPAGATPKDGPSAGITMATALASLLTGRPLRSHLAMTGEITLRGRVMPIGGVKEKVLAARRAGVTMIILPSRNEKDLEDVPESIRRDLQFRFVETIDEVLDIALEPLVVPVDAALPAFSEATTAATPPA